GCCGGGCTCGCGCTGCTGATCGTCCTCGGTGTGACGGCCGCCGCAGCACTGCTGATCAGCCGGGACGCCGCCCATGACGGGGCCGCGGAGCGGACCGGGGCCGCGCGTACCGCGTTCGGCGACGTCCGCGACCTCACCGCCCCGGTCTCGCCCTTCCCCGCGCTGCCCGCCGGTCCCTCGTCCCCGGCCCGCGTCGTGCCCTCGTCCCTCACCGGCTCGGCCGTGCGGCTCACCCCGCCCCACCTGATCGCCATCGTGCGCCGCGCCCTCACGCCCGCGGCCCTGGACGGGATCTCCGCGCTGCGCGACGTCAGGAAGGTGGCCGTGGCCGACGCCGGGGCCATCCGCTTCTCCACCGCCACGCTGAACCTGCTCGCCGTGGACCCGGCGGAGTTCCGTGGCTGGGCCCCCAAGTCCGTCGCCAAGGAACCCGAGGTCTGGAACGCCCTCGCGCGCGGCGAGTTCGTGGCCGACTCCAAGATCGCCGCGTCCTATCTGCTGAAGCTCGGCGGCGAGTACGAGACCGGCGGCGGGTCGCGGCTCCGGGTCGCCGCCGCGGCGCCGCTCGGCCTGCCCGGCGTGGACGGCCTCGTCGGCAAGGAGACCGGCCGGGCGCTCGGCCTGCTCCCCGGCGTCGCGGTGCTGGTGCACACCGCGGCGGGCAAGGAGTCCGCCGTCGTCCCGCGGGTCAGGAAGCTGCTGGGCGCGGGGGCCCAGGTGGTGCCGGTCGGCCGCGCGGGGGCGCGCCTGCCCGCCTCCGCCGCGCCGTCCCCGCCGCTGGTGGCCGCCGGTGGCTCCTACCGGGTCGGGCGGCCGAGCAGCTACCTGGAGCTCTACAAGCTCGCCGCCGTCCGGGTCTGCCCCGGCCTGTCATGGACGGTCCTCGCCGCGATCGGCCAGGTCGAGAGCGGTCACGGGCGTAACAACGGCCCGTCGTCGGCGGGCGCGCTCGGGCCCATGCAGTTCATGCCCGCGACGTGGAAGGCGTACGGCGTGGACGGCGACGGGGACGGCACGCCGGACATCTGGAGCCCCTACGACGCGGTGCCGTCCGCCGCGCGCTACCTGTGCGCCAACGGCGCGGCCCAGGGCGGCGCCAAGCTGCGCTCGGCGGTGTACCGCTACAACCACTCGTGGGCCTACGTCGACAAGGTGCTGGGCATCGCCGACGGCTACGCCCGCGCCTACTCCTGAACGGCCTGAGCGGACTGCGCGGCCTGAGCCGCCTGCGTGGAACCGGCGGGCTCGGGACGGCCGGGACGCCGCGGCGCGGGGCAGCACGACGCCCCGCAGGCCGCGGGCTCCGGCTCCGCCAGCAGTTCGGCCACCATGGACACGAACCGCGGGTGGGTGCCCGCCGTCGCCGCCCGCGTCATGGGCAGCCCCAGCTCGCGCGCCTTGGCCGCGGCCTCGGTGTCCAGGTCGTACACGACCTCCATGTGGTCGGAGACGAAGCCGATCGGCACCAGCACCACCGCCGGGGCGCCGGCGGCGGCGAGCGCCTCCAGGTGGTCGCAGACGTCGGGCTCCAGCCACGGCACCTGCGGCGGCCCGCTGCGGCTCTGCCACACCAGGTCCCACGGCCGGTCGCCCGCGACCAGCGACGCGGTGGCGCGGAGCTGGGCCTCGTACGCCCCTCCGGACGGCCCCGAGGACGCGGCCATCGAGACCGGGATGCTGTGCGCGGTGAACACCAGGCGGGCGTCCGCGCGCAGCTCCGGGGGGAGCCGGTCCAGGGCCTCGCGCGTGTGGTCGGTCATGGCGGCGACGAAGCCGGGGTGGTCGAAGTAGTGGCGCAGCCGGACCACCTCCGGCGCGCCCGGCACCTCGGCGCGGGCCCGCGCGATGTCGTCCAGGTACTGGCGGCAACTGGAGTAGGAGCTGTAGGCCGCGGTGATGAACGCCGCCGCGCGCCGCACGCCGTCGGCGGCCATCTCGCGCATGGTGTCGGCCAGGAAGGGGTGCCAGTTGCGGTTGCCCCAGTAGATCGGCAGGTCGACGTGCGGCCGCAGGGCCTCGATCAGGTCGCGGCACTGCCCGTTGATGGGGCTGACGCCGCCGAAGCCCTGGTAGTGCGCCTCGACCTCCAGCAGCCGCTCGCGCGGCACCCCGCGGCCCCTGACGACGTTCTCCAGGAACGGCATGACGTCCTCGGGCTTCTCCGGACCGCCGAAGGAGACGACAAGCAGCGCGTCGTAACGTCCCATGGGACCATCCAACCGCATGTCCCGGGGTGCGGGTGCTATGGGACCGGCAGGCCATGAGGGTAGGTTCGGAAAAGTGAGCCTCTTTAAGGACATTCGCGAATATGTCGGTGTGCCGCGCGTGTTGTCGCTGCGGCTCTCTCCTGACGGATCCCGCCTGGTCTCCGTCGTCCAGGCGCTCGCCCCCGACGGCAGGTCGTACGGGACCTCGATCTGGGCGGTGCCCGTCGAGCCGGGCGGCGAGGCGTACCGGCTCACCCGTTCGGCCAAGGGCGAGACCGGCGCGGAGTTCACCGCCGACGGCGACGTGCTGTTCGTCTCGCGGCGCCCCGACCCCACGGCCGAGGACGAGCCCGAGGACGGGGCCGCCGCGCTGTGGCTGCTGCCCGCCGCGGGTGGCGAGGCGAGGAAGGTCGCCGGGCGTCCCGGAGGCGTCACGGGCGTGCGGTCCGGCGGCGGCACCGTGGTGTTCGGCGCCGACGTGCTGGACGGCGACGCCGCCACGGAGGGCGACCGGCGCAGGACCCGCAAGGAGGGCGGCGTCAGCGCGATCCTCCACGAGGGGTACCCGGTCCGCTTCTGGGACCAGGACCTCGGCCCGGGCCGCACGCGCCTGTTCGCCGCCCGCCTGCCCGGCCTCGCCGAGCCGCGCGACCTCACCCCCGACCCCGGCGGCGCGCTGCTGGAGGCGTCCTTCGCGGTGACGCCCGACGGCGGCGAGGTCGTCACCACCTGGCGCGTCGCCCTGCCGGCCGGCCGGTCCCGCTCGGAGCTGGTCGCCGTCTCCACGTCGACCGGCGAGCGGCGCGTGCTGGTCGCCGGCGACGACACCGACTTCACCGGCCCGGTCGCGGTCTCGCCCGACGGCCGGCACGTGGCGTTCGTCCGCGAGAGCCACGGCACCGAGGAGCGCGCCCCCGAGTTCTCGCTGCTGATCGCGGTCCTCGCCACCGGCGAGGTGGTCGCGCGCGCCGACGACCTGATCCCCGCCGGACTCGCCTGGGCCGCCGACTCCTCCGCGGTGTTCGCGGCGGGCGACCACCACGGCCGCCGCCCGATCTTCCGGGTGCGCCTGCAGGGCGAGGCGGAGCGGCTGACGGCCGGCGACGACTCCTACCAGGAACTGTCCGCCTCACCCGACGGCCGCTACCTGTACGCCCTGCGCAGCTCGCTCGGCCGCCCCCCGGCCCCGGTGCGGGTCACCCTGGACGGGGGAGAGGTCGCCGAGCTGGCCTCGCCCGCCCCCGCCCTGGAGATCCCCGGCACCCTCACCGAGGTGACCGCCGTCGCCGACGACGGCGCCGAGATCCGGGGCTGGCTCGCCCTCCCGGCGGGCGCGTCGGAGCACGACCCCGCGCCCCTGCTGCTGTGGATCCACGGCGGGCCGATCGCCAGCTGGAGCGACTGGATGTGGCGCTGGAACCCGTGGATCATGGCCGAGCACGGGTACGCGGTGCTGATGCCCGACCCCTGCATGTCCACCGGCTACGGCCAGGAGATGATCCAGCGGGGCTGGGGCGACTGGGGGCCGCGCACCCACGCCGACCTGATGGCGATCACCGACGCCTGCGTCGCGCGCCCGGACGTCGACGCGGGCCGCACCGCCGTCATGGGCGGCTCGTTCGGCGGCTACATGGCCAACTGGGTCGCCGGGCACACCGGCAGGTTCAAGGCGGTCGTCACGCACGCGTCCCTGTGGAACCTCGACCAGTTCGCGGGCACCACCGACTGGTCGATGTACTGGCAGCGCGAGTTCGGCGAGCCCGGGTCCGAGCGGTACCACAGGCTCTCGCCGCACAACTCCCTGTCCGAGATCACGAGCCCGATGCTGGTGATCCACGGCGACAAGGACTACCGCGTCCCGATCGGCGAGGCCCTGCGGCTGTGGTGGGACCTGCGCAGGTCGTCGGTGGAGTCGAAGTTCCTGTACTTCCCCGACGAGAACCACTGGATCCTCAAGCCCGGCAACATCGTCGCCTGGTACGAGACGGTCCTCGCCTTCCTCGCCCAGCACGTGCTCGGCGAGGAGTGGAAGCGTCCGGAGTCGCTCGGATGACCGGCTTCCTCGACCTGGCGGCCGGCATCGCCCGCGAGGCGGGGGAGATGCTGCTCGCCAAGCGGCCGGCGCGTCCCGAGGCGGTGAGCACCAAGTCCAGCGCGACCGACGTGGTCACCGCCCTGGACCGCGCCTCCGAGGATCTGATCAGGGCGCGGATCCGGGCGGCCAGGCCCGGCGACGCCGTCCTCGGCGAGGAGGGCGGCGAGAGCGCGGGGGAGGGCCGGGTGCGCTGGGTCGTCGACCCCATCGACGGCACGGTCAACTTCATGTACGGCCTGCCGGACTGGTGCGTCAGCATCGCGGTCGAGGTGGACGGCGAGATCGTCGCGGGCGTGGTCAACGTCGTGCCGCGCGGCGAGCTGTACGCGGCCGAGAAGGGCGGCGGGGCCGAGCTGCTGCGCGAGGGCCTGCCCGCCGAGCGGCTGCGCTGCAACACCGGCGTCCCGCTCTCCCGGGCGCTGATCGCCACCGGCTTCGGCTACCGCCCCGAGCGGCGCGCCGTCCAGGCCGAGGTGCTGGCCCACGTGCTCCCGCGGGTGCGCGACATCCGCAGGGGCGGGTCCTGCGCCGCCGACCTGTGCGCGGTGGCGTCGGGACGCGTGGACGGCTACTACGAGCGCGGCCCCGAGTACTGGGACTACGCGGCGGGCGGCCTGATCGCCGCCGAGGCCGGCGCCAGGATCGGCGGGCTCGACGGCCGTCCCTGCAACCCGGGCCTCACCCTGTGCGCCGCGCCCGGGCTCTTCGAGGAGCTCCACGACCTGCTCGCGCCCCTGGACCCCGAGCGCGACACGTAGAGCGGGGCTTTCGGTCCATGGACGCGACGAGGGCCCGCCCATGACATGGGCGGGCCCTCGGCTGGTCTGGTCGGAGAGAAGTCAGGGTTCGATCGAGACGCCGTTGTCCACGGCGATCCGCCTCAGATCTTCTATCTCGGCGGTGAGAGTGTCGGCGAGGAAGTCGTCGCCACTCGTGCGCGCCTCCTGAAGACCCTTGTAGGCCTGGTCGAGCCGGTGTTCGATCGTGGAGCTGAACTCGCCCATCTCACCTTCTTTCTACGAGGGGGGCGAAAGAGTGGTCGGCCCTTCCGGAGGCATGGGAGACAACCGATCTTCCCCGGCCTTCCCGTTGGGTCTTGGGATCTACCCACTGCGCTGTTGTGCTTAAACCAGGAATGTCGGATGTCCGTCATGTGCTTTACGTCACCGCCGTTGGCATGGTCGGCGCACGGTCGGCGCGTGCTTACCATGCGCTTAAGCCTGATGTGGCGACAATGAACCTTGCGGGTTCCGGCCCGTACCGCCGCGTGACGCGCGGCGCGGGACGGACGCCGTGACCGGCCGGCAGGGGCCGGCCGCGGGCGGGACTATCAGGAGGTGCCAGGAGCCGTGCGCGTGCTTGTGGTGGAGGACGAGCGGGTGCTCGCGGACGCGATCGCGACCGGGCTGCGGCGCGAGGCGATGGCCGTGGACGTCGCCTACGACGGCGCCGGGGCCCTGGAGCGCACGTCGTACATCGACTACGACGTGGTCGTGCTGGACCGCGACCTGCCGAAGGTCCACGGGGACGAGGTCTGCCGCAGGCTCGTGGCCGAACGCACCGCGACCCGCATCCTCATGCTCACCGCCTCCGGTGAGGTCGACGACAAGGTGGAGGGCCTGGAGCTCGGCGCGGACGACTACCTCGCCAAGCCCTTCGCGTTCATGGAGCTCGTGGCGCGCGTGCGGGCGCTCGGCCGGCGCTCGGCCCCCGCGCTGCCGCCGGTCCTGGAGCGGGCCGGGGTGCGCCTGGACCCGGGCAAGCGGCTCGTCACCCGCGACGGCCACGAGATCGCGCTCACCAAGAAGGAGTTCGCGGTCCTGGAGGAGCTGATGCGCGCCGAGGGCGCCGTCGTCAGCCAGGAGGACCTGCTGGACAAGGCGTGGGACGAGAACATCGACCCGTTCACCAACGTGGTCAGGGTCACGATGATGACCTTGCGCAAGAAGCTGGGCGAGCCGGCGGTGATCGAGACCGTGCCGGGAGTGGGATACAAGCTGTGACCGAGGAACGCGAGCGGAACCGGGTCACCGGCCCCGGACGCCCGACCTTCTCGTCGCCCCAGCCGCTGATCGCCCCCCCGGGGGGCGCGGCGCCCGGCGACGCCGCCTCAGCGCAGGGGCAGGGCTACAGCGCCGCGCACGCCCCGGTCTCGCCGCCGCTTGGCCCCTCCGCGACCGGCCCGGATGACGTGCCGGACGGCGCGCCCGCGCCGCGGCCCCCGGGGTTCCGCAGCGAGCAGCCGACCCTTCCGAGCGCCCGCGCCGCGCACCGCCCCAAGTCCCCTCCGCCGCCGCCGAGCGGGGCCCCCGCCTGGGACGGCCCGCCTCCGTTCGCCCCGCGGCCGGTCGCCCAGGACTGGATCACCCGGGCGCGCATGCTGCCCGGGCGCATGAGCATCCGGGTACGGCTGACCCTCACCTACGGCGGCCTGTTCTTCGTGGCCGGGGCCCTGCTGCTCTTCGTCATCTACTCCTTCGTCGCGCGCGCCATCTACGACTCCTGGCCCGAGTTCCCCGTCCCCCTCTCGGAGGACGCGCCGGCGGGCTGGGTCGCCAGCATCCAGAACAGCTGGGCCGCGATGCGCAGTCAGACCATCGCCGCCGCGCAGCACCAGATCCTGATCCGGTCGCTGCTGGCCTTGGCGGGGGTCGGCATCCTGGCCCTGATCCTCGGGTACTTCGTGGCCGACCGGGCGCTGCGGCCGATCCAGAAGATGACCTCCACGGCACGCAAGCTCTCGGAGACCTCCCTCGCCCACGAGCGCATCGACCTGGAGGGCCCGAACGACGAGATCAAGGAGCTCGCCGACACCTTCGACGCCATGCTCACCCGGCTCGGCCGCGCGTTCGACGCCCAGCGCAGGTTCGTGGACAACGCCTCCCACGAACTGCGCACGCCGCTGGCGATCAACAGGACCGTGCTGGAGGTCGCGCTCGGCGACCCGCACGCCTCGGAGGACCTCAAGGTGCTCGGCCGCACGCTGCTCGGCACCAACGCCAGGAACGAGCACCTCATCGAGGGGTTGCTGCTGCTCGCCCGTAGCGAACGCGAGCTGGCCGTGCGCAAACCGGTCGATCTCCTGGAGGTCGGGCGCACGGTGACCGAACAGCACGCGGCCATGGCCGAGGAGGCGGGCGTCACCGTGCACACCGACCTGCGTCCCGCCCTTACGATGGGCGATCCGGTACTGGTGGAGCGCCTGGTCGCCAACCTCGTCGAGAACGCCGTCAAGTACAACATCCCCTCATCGGGACAACTGTGGCTCCGCACGGGAATGGTGGACGGGGCTCCGGTTGTTCAGGTGGCCAACACCGGGCAGCATGTGCCGGCGTACGAGGTGGACGACCTGTTCGAGCCGTTCCGGCGGCTCAACTCCGACCGCGTGGAATCGGCGCGCGGCGCGGGGCTCGGGCTGTCCATCGTCCGTGCGGTGGTCCGCGCCCACCAGGGCATCGTCTCGGCGGTGCCCAGGGAAGGCGGGGGGCTGGTGGTGACGGTGCGACTTCCGGCGGCCTGATACGGCGGGGGTCGTCTCGTTCGCGCCAGACATGTGGTTGGATGTGCCGTCGAACACGATGGGTCCTGTCGCCAATGCTTAGGTTTTCGCCATATTTGGCTAACTCGATGGCGAAGGCGGCAAGGCACTCACGTGTGGGGAGGTTCGCCGACCGTGCCGACGGGGTACCGATTGCAAAATTCCCCGAGAGATACGGGCACAAGACGGACCGCCCAGACGTTACAGACGCGCGACGCGTGACGCGCACTCAATAGATGAGGGGGATGAATACGCAAATGGCCACCGATTACGACAGCCCACGCAAGACCGACGATGACCTGAGTGAGGACAGCCTTCAGGAGCTACAGGCGCGGCGGACCGACAAGTCGTCCGGCAGCATCGACATCGACGAGACCGATCTCGCCGAGTCGCTGGAGCTGCCCGGCGCCGACCTGTCGAACGAGGAGCTCTCGCTGCGGGTGATCCCGCGCCAGGCGGACGAGTTCACCTGCTCGCGATGCTTCCTCGTGCATCACCGCAGCCAGCTTGCCTCCGACAAGGGTGGGCAGCAGATCTGCCGAGAATGCGCCGCCTGACACTCAGGGAGGGTCCGTGACCTCTGGAGCGGATCGATCATCGCAGGACCGGCCCGGCCGGGACCAGGATGAGCCGGACGACGTGGCGGGTCCGCGTCACACCGACATCCCGGACGTCGAGGGCGCCGGGGACACCCCGGGCAGCGGGCTGACCCGGTACGGCGAGGCCGATACCGAGGTCGCCGAGCTGGTCGGGAAGCTTTCCGGCGCCGACGACATGGACGGGGCCGAGCGGCGGCGGCTGCTCGGCCGTCTCAGCATGTCGCTGGTCGCGGCGGCACGGCGGGCGCGGGTGACGGGCGCGGGGCGCGGCCGATGGCTGGCCGACCTCTTCGCGTCCATAGTGCCGCGTCTTCCCATCCGTGACCTCGCGACACTCCAGGAACACCACTACGGTCTCACCGGCGAGGCCCTCGCCGACGACCTGGTGCGCACGGCCGTCAAGGCCACCACCGCCGTCGGAGCGGTCGGCGGCGCCCTCGCGGCCGCCCAGTTCGCCGCCCCGCCGCTGCTGCTCTCCGCCCCCGCCCAGCTCGTCGCCGAGACCCTCGTGGTCGCCGCGATCGAGGTCAAGCTGATCGCCGAGCTGCACGAGGTGTACGGCGTGCAGGTCCCCGGTGCGGGCCCCCAGCGCGCGATCGCCTTCACCGTGGCGTGGACCAGGCAACGCGGCGTCGACCCGATGTCCCCCGCGACGGTCACGCTCGCCCTCGGCACCGCGGCCAAGGCGTCGCTGCGCAACCGCCTCCTTCGCACCCTCGGCCGCCATCTGACCACCCTGGGCCCGTTCCTGACCGGCGCCGTCGCCGGAGGCGCGCTCAACCGGATGGCCACCAAGCGGCTCTCCGAGGCCGTCAGGACCGATCTGCGCCGCCAGCGGGCCCTGCCTCCCGCCTGACCTGGCCCCGCGCGTTCCCCGCGTCCCCCGCGGTTCTTCCCCTCGCCCCACCCCACCTCGCGCGTCGCGGACGGCACCCCTTAACGGTCGCGCACCGCGTTGCGGTTTATGGGCCCATAACCCGATAAATGCCACTTATGTCGGGTACGTGCATACTCCTGCGCCCGAGGCCGTGTACGGAGGGCTGCGACCGGTTTCGTAAGGTAGTCATAAACCGATCACGAGGGAGGACATGTGCGCAGCTCATTCCTGATCGTCGCGAACCGGTTGCCCGTGGACCGGACGATCACCCCAGACGGGACCGCCTCGTGGCGGCGCAGCCCCGGCGGGCTGGTCACCGCGATAGCCCCCGTGATGCAGCGCCGCGACGGCGCCTGGCTGGGCTGGCACGGAGCGCCCGACGAGGAGCTCAAGCCCTTCGAGCACGACGGCATGAACCTGATCCCCATCCCTCTGTCGGCGGGCGAGGTCGAGCTCTACTACGAGGGCTTCTCCAACGCCACCCTGTGGCCGCTCTACCATGACGTGGTCGCCACGCCGGTCTACTCCCGCGTCCTGTGGGACGCCTACCGCGCGGTCAACGAGCGGTTCGCCCGCGCCGCGGCCGACACCGCCGCCGAGAACGCCGTGGTGTGGGTGCAGGACTACCAGCTCCAGCTCGTGCCCGCGATGCTGCGGGCCCTGCGCCCCGACGTGCGCATCGGCTTCTTCCTGCACATCCCTTTCCCGCCGGCCGAGCTGTTCTGGCAGCTCCCGTGGCGGCGCGAGATCCTGGAGGGCCTGCTCGGCGCCGACCTCGTCGGTTTCCAGCGCCCCGGCGGGGCGTCCAACTTCATCCGCCTGTGCCGCCGCCAGCTCGGCCTGCAGAACCAGCGCCAGGAGATCTCCTACGGCGAGCGGACCGTGCGCGCCGAGGCGTTCCCCATCTCCGTCGACTTCAGCGAGCTGGACACCCTGGTGCGCGAGCCGCACATCATGGCCCGCGCCAAGGAGATCCGCGCCGAGCTGGGCGAACCCGAGCACGTCCTGCTCGGCGTCGACCGGCTCGACTACACCAAGGGCATCGGCCAGCGCCTGAAGGCGTTCGGCGAGCTGCTCGCCGACAAGACCGTCTCCCCGGGCGAGGCGGTCTTCGTGCAGATCGCGACCCCGAGCCGCGAGCGCGTCGAGGAGTACCGCAACCTGCGCGACGACATCGAGCTGCGCGTCGGCCGCCTCAACGGCCAGTACGGCGTGCTCGGCGTCCCCCCGATCAACTACTTCCACCAGTCCTACGACCGCGACGAGCTGGCCGCGCTGTACTGCGCCGCCGACGTCATGGTCGTCACCCCGCTGCGCGACGGCATGAACCTCGTGGCCAAGGAGTACGTCGCCTGCCGCCACGACCTGCGGGGCGCGCTGGTGCTCAGCGAGTTCGCCGGCGCCGCCGACGAGCTCAAACACGCCTATCTGGTCAACCCGTGGGACGTGGACGGGCTCAAACGGCAGATGGTGGCCGCGATGCGGGCCACGCCGCACGAGCTGTCGCGCCGGATGCGCTCCATGCGGCGCCGCGTGGCGACCTACGACGTCGACCGGTGGGCCGGCGACTTCCTGGCGGCCCTGGAACGCTGAGCGGCGCCTCCGGCAGCGGCGACGGCGCCGAGGCGCTCCCCGCGCGCCTCCACGCCGTTCGCCGCCGCGGGCTAGACGACCTGCTCGGCCTTACGGGCCACGCTCTTCCACGCCTGGTAGCGCTTGTGGGCCGTACGGGTGGCCACGATGCGGGTGACCTCCATGCCGACGCCCATCACCACGGCGAAGCCGATCGCCTCGGCCAGGCTCGTCTCCAGCGAGTTCGGGTCCGCGGGAGGCTCCTTGCCGGTGGTCTTGCGCCAGCCGTACTCGATCGCCTTGCGGGCGACGAAGCCGACGCCGAGCCCGACCACCGCGCCGATCAGGCGCCACGCCATGTCCTGCTTCTCGGCCTCGGCCGACCTGCCGCCCATGATCTCTCCCCTCGTCGATCTGCCAAACCCTAGTCTGTCGTGCCCGGCGCCGCCGCGACGCCATACCATAGGGCGCCATGACCGAACAGCGACCGCACCGTGCCACCGTTCCCGACAGGCCCTCTCTGGACGGCCTCGAAGCGGTATGGGCGGCTCGCTGGGATGTAGACGGCACCTACCGTTTCGACCGGTCGAAGACCCGCGACGAGGTCTACTCGATCGACACGCCCCCGCCCACGGTGTCGGGGTCGCTGCACGTCGGACACGTCTTCTCCTACACCCACACCGACACCCTGGCCCGCTACCAGCGCATGCGCGGTCGTGAGGTCTTCTACCCCATGGGCTGGGACGACAACGGTCTGCCCACCGAGCGCCGCGTGCAGAACCACTTCGGCGTCCGCTGCGACCCCTCGCTGCCCTACGACCCGGCCTTCACGCCGCCCGCCGAGCCCGACCCCAAGCGCCCGGCGCGGG
The Sphaerisporangium krabiense genome window above contains:
- a CDS encoding DUF4193 domain-containing protein; the encoded protein is MATDYDSPRKTDDDLSEDSLQELQARRTDKSSGSIDIDETDLAESLELPGADLSNEELSLRVIPRQADEFTCSRCFLVHHRSQLASDKGGQQICRECAA
- a CDS encoding response regulator transcription factor, with translation MRVLVVEDERVLADAIATGLRREAMAVDVAYDGAGALERTSYIDYDVVVLDRDLPKVHGDEVCRRLVAERTATRILMLTASGEVDDKVEGLELGADDYLAKPFAFMELVARVRALGRRSAPALPPVLERAGVRLDPGKRLVTRDGHEIALTKKEFAVLEELMRAEGAVVSQEDLLDKAWDENIDPFTNVVRVTMMTLRKKLGEPAVIETVPGVGYKL
- a CDS encoding alpha,alpha-trehalose-phosphate synthase (UDP-forming) produces the protein MRSSFLIVANRLPVDRTITPDGTASWRRSPGGLVTAIAPVMQRRDGAWLGWHGAPDEELKPFEHDGMNLIPIPLSAGEVELYYEGFSNATLWPLYHDVVATPVYSRVLWDAYRAVNERFARAAADTAAENAVVWVQDYQLQLVPAMLRALRPDVRIGFFLHIPFPPAELFWQLPWRREILEGLLGADLVGFQRPGGASNFIRLCRRQLGLQNQRQEISYGERTVRAEAFPISVDFSELDTLVREPHIMARAKEIRAELGEPEHVLLGVDRLDYTKGIGQRLKAFGELLADKTVSPGEAVFVQIATPSRERVEEYRNLRDDIELRVGRLNGQYGVLGVPPINYFHQSYDRDELAALYCAADVMVVTPLRDGMNLVAKEYVACRHDLRGALVLSEFAGAADELKHAYLVNPWDVDGLKRQMVAAMRATPHELSRRMRSMRRRVATYDVDRWAGDFLAALER
- a CDS encoding inositol monophosphatase family protein translates to MTGFLDLAAGIAREAGEMLLAKRPARPEAVSTKSSATDVVTALDRASEDLIRARIRAARPGDAVLGEEGGESAGEGRVRWVVDPIDGTVNFMYGLPDWCVSIAVEVDGEIVAGVVNVVPRGELYAAEKGGGAELLREGLPAERLRCNTGVPLSRALIATGFGYRPERRAVQAEVLAHVLPRVRDIRRGGSCAADLCAVASGRVDGYYERGPEYWDYAAGGLIAAEAGARIGGLDGRPCNPGLTLCAAPGLFEELHDLLAPLDPERDT
- a CDS encoding lytic transglycosylase domain-containing protein; this encodes MSQPSRPMPVGAAVAGLALLIVLGVTAAAALLISRDAAHDGAAERTGAARTAFGDVRDLTAPVSPFPALPAGPSSPARVVPSSLTGSAVRLTPPHLIAIVRRALTPAALDGISALRDVRKVAVADAGAIRFSTATLNLLAVDPAEFRGWAPKSVAKEPEVWNALARGEFVADSKIAASYLLKLGGEYETGGGSRLRVAAAAPLGLPGVDGLVGKETGRALGLLPGVAVLVHTAAGKESAVVPRVRKLLGAGAQVVPVGRAGARLPASAAPSPPLVAAGGSYRVGRPSSYLELYKLAAVRVCPGLSWTVLAAIGQVESGHGRNNGPSSAGALGPMQFMPATWKAYGVDGDGDGTPDIWSPYDAVPSAARYLCANGAAQGGAKLRSAVYRYNHSWAYVDKVLGIADGYARAYS
- a CDS encoding S9 family peptidase; the protein is MGPAGHEGRFGKVSLFKDIREYVGVPRVLSLRLSPDGSRLVSVVQALAPDGRSYGTSIWAVPVEPGGEAYRLTRSAKGETGAEFTADGDVLFVSRRPDPTAEDEPEDGAAALWLLPAAGGEARKVAGRPGGVTGVRSGGGTVVFGADVLDGDAATEGDRRRTRKEGGVSAILHEGYPVRFWDQDLGPGRTRLFAARLPGLAEPRDLTPDPGGALLEASFAVTPDGGEVVTTWRVALPAGRSRSELVAVSTSTGERRVLVAGDDTDFTGPVAVSPDGRHVAFVRESHGTEERAPEFSLLIAVLATGEVVARADDLIPAGLAWAADSSAVFAAGDHHGRRPIFRVRLQGEAERLTAGDDSYQELSASPDGRYLYALRSSLGRPPAPVRVTLDGGEVAELASPAPALEIPGTLTEVTAVADDGAEIRGWLALPAGASEHDPAPLLLWIHGGPIASWSDWMWRWNPWIMAEHGYAVLMPDPCMSTGYGQEMIQRGWGDWGPRTHADLMAITDACVARPDVDAGRTAVMGGSFGGYMANWVAGHTGRFKAVVTHASLWNLDQFAGTTDWSMYWQREFGEPGSERYHRLSPHNSLSEITSPMLVIHGDKDYRVPIGEALRLWWDLRRSSVESKFLYFPDENHWILKPGNIVAWYETVLAFLAQHVLGEEWKRPESLG
- a CDS encoding ferrochelatase; amino-acid sequence: MGRYDALLVVSFGGPEKPEDVMPFLENVVRGRGVPRERLLEVEAHYQGFGGVSPINGQCRDLIEALRPHVDLPIYWGNRNWHPFLADTMREMAADGVRRAAAFITAAYSSYSSCRQYLDDIARARAEVPGAPEVVRLRHYFDHPGFVAAMTDHTREALDRLPPELRADARLVFTAHSIPVSMAASSGPSGGAYEAQLRATASLVAGDRPWDLVWQSRSGPPQVPWLEPDVCDHLEALAAAGAPAVVLVPIGFVSDHMEVVYDLDTEAAAKARELGLPMTRAATAGTHPRFVSMVAELLAEPEPAACGASCCPAPRRPGRPEPAGSTQAAQAAQSAQAVQE
- a CDS encoding sensor histidine kinase, whose protein sequence is MTEERERNRVTGPGRPTFSSPQPLIAPPGGAAPGDAASAQGQGYSAAHAPVSPPLGPSATGPDDVPDGAPAPRPPGFRSEQPTLPSARAAHRPKSPPPPPSGAPAWDGPPPFAPRPVAQDWITRARMLPGRMSIRVRLTLTYGGLFFVAGALLLFVIYSFVARAIYDSWPEFPVPLSEDAPAGWVASIQNSWAAMRSQTIAAAQHQILIRSLLALAGVGILALILGYFVADRALRPIQKMTSTARKLSETSLAHERIDLEGPNDEIKELADTFDAMLTRLGRAFDAQRRFVDNASHELRTPLAINRTVLEVALGDPHASEDLKVLGRTLLGTNARNEHLIEGLLLLARSERELAVRKPVDLLEVGRTVTEQHAAMAEEAGVTVHTDLRPALTMGDPVLVERLVANLVENAVKYNIPSSGQLWLRTGMVDGAPVVQVANTGQHVPAYEVDDLFEPFRRLNSDRVESARGAGLGLSIVRAVVRAHQGIVSAVPREGGGLVVTVRLPAA
- a CDS encoding DUF4235 domain-containing protein, producing MGGRSAEAEKQDMAWRLIGAVVGLGVGFVARKAIEYGWRKTTGKEPPADPNSLETSLAEAIGFAVVMGVGMEVTRIVATRTAHKRYQAWKSVARKAEQVV